In Zootoca vivipara chromosome 15, rZooViv1.1, whole genome shotgun sequence, the genomic window GGGGCGTGCTCTGGTCCTTCCAGAATGGCTGGCGTCACAGGCAAATATGGCAATAATGAACATCCGAAAGGAACAAGCACACCGTTGAACCAacgaggaggtggaggaggaggaggaggaggaggagccgccacAAGATTTCCGTCAAGGAGAAACGGGACGGCCATTTGGCGCAAGGCTGCGAGATACTGTTGGTTTGAAATGGACCTTTTTGTTTCAAAGCTGTACATACCCCTGCTGGAAAATGAGAGAGACAAAGAGACGGGAGTGGGTGGCAGGAATACTTCACACCTGCCTACACTGCTACACAGAGGAACCTCACCAAGCCTTTCTTGTGCCCCACGCTGCTTCACACCCCCACCGCCAGGCACAAAACTGGCTGGCCTAGCAAGGGGCCCTCTTGGCAATGGCTTCAGGAGCAGGAATAGCTCACTGGGGAGCCAGAGAGAGCCCCAAGCCCCGCCCCTTCCCAAGGGCAGCAGTGAGCAGTACACCTTTCACACTCTGAGCCTACTAAGCCTCTTGACCTCTGAGCCAGGAATGCGACGTCCAACCTTGGATGCCCCAGGGACGCAGACACAATATTTCCTCATGCCTGGCTCTTCTACCAGCAAGGTCCTGAGACTTGCGGCTGGTCCAGAGAGAGCTTTGCtcagctccagcagcagcagcaaacaccccTGCAGAAACTTTGGATGTGGCGCTTGCTTCCCCAGTGAGCACGGTGTAGTGCAGGTCCAGGTAGTGGGTAGACCAACATTAAAAAGGAGGGTAATTCCCCCCCATCCCCTTTCCTTCATGGAAGGGGTCCATGCATCTCCCCAGTGCCTGGCACAGGTTTGGACTCAAATGCTACTTACTGTAGCCTGCCTGCTCTCTAGACCCCAGCCTGCTCCATCCCAAAGGGCACCTCTGGGTGCTTGTAACTCAGCAGGACGTCAGTAATACACGTGGAAGAGTAACAAGAGGTGTTTAGATGCTGGTTGCCGTCTGCTAGGTTCAAGTGCTCTTGACCTTCCAAGTTCCCTCCACAGTCTGCAAAACCAAAGACAAGGGAAGCTGAAGTGACAGTTCAGGCAAGGCCTTGAAGTGTGTGTTTGGCTCCAAGATTTAGGAGCTACAGGGCATGCCAAGCGCAGCATGCCCCAGGACCCAGGGAGAGAGGACTACAGCTCAACCCGGAAAGCTTAACAAAGGATCCCGCTGTCCCATCTAGATGTTCAACCTGGCTCCTAGTGCAAGAAGGGTGGAGTTGTTAATGTGCCCGTTCCTACTCCAGGCCCACAGACACAGAGCACTCACAGACGCTCCCCACCTCTCAAATCTAGAACCATCCCCGTCTCACTTTCCTGGGCCAGGCCAAGCAAGCGGGTCACTCTGCCCAGCTCTAAGTCAGATGCCTTTGGCTGGACATGCAAAGAGGCACCACCTGGAGGGTGCAAGCGCTCACCTTCTTCACTCTCCCCACCATGGAGCGGCTGGCTGCCCATGAGGGAAGACTGGCTGAGCACAGCATCGGACATGCGGGCAGAGCTGAGCGCCTTCCCTGCCATTAGGCTCATGCCTGGCAGAGTGTCCAGTTGCACCTGGaggcaggagaaaggaaaggCTCAGAAACCTGCAAGGGGCACTGCTAAAGAATGAGAAGGAAGAGGCTGGCCAGAGGAGGTGGGACCAGGGCCTTCACCTCCACTACACCATAGAACAGGTGTGTCACCTTGACACGGGggcccccatccccacccacacccctctccccaacATACATAGGCATCATCACTGTTTTGAATGGTGTGGTGTCTCTGCAAAGGCCGGGATCTGTGATGCACACCAGGAATCGGCCTTGTGGGGTAACCCTCTGGCCCATCTGCATCTGGCATCTCCACGTGACCAGGAGAGCTTCTTTCCATGCAACCTGTGACCATGGAGTCTTTgtgggcaagggagggagggagggagggagggagggagggagggagggagggagggagggagagagagagggagagagagagagagagagagagagagagaagaggagggagggggggaaaccattATGTCCCTTCAAAGGCACCCATTCCTCAACCACAAGTACCCTAAAATCCTTCTGGCTCAGGCCGTAAgtaaaaggagagagagacccCTTTTCATTCCTTTTTCTCATTCACTGCACACTCTTTCCATCAAGACGTTCATGGGAATTACCccacttttatcctcacaatggcCCCGCGCCGGAGCACAACCGGCTGTGTTGGGACTCCTGCTGTTGGACACACAGTTGTGCAAAGACCCACGAGCAGCTCCTGTTCCCTGCAGGGGAGCCTGTGCAGGAGATCCTTCCCCCAACAGGCATAAAGTGCCTAGCCCAGGCCCACAAAGCACAGCCCGCTTCCTGGCATAGGCCCACCTCCCCCCATTCCACACAGTGGAGACATGCAGTGGAACGATTCTAAAAGGCGGTGCTCCTCGTTCCAAAGGGGCCAGGCCAAAGATCAACTGCTGACAAAACTGTTGTGCTTGCAGGGTGTAAAGGCTGTCCTTTATCACCTCAGGAGCCACCACCCACAGGGCACGGAAAGGGCTGCTAGCATCTGCACAGCACAACGTCCTCACCTGTGTCTCCCCCAAAAGCTCTTTCCTCAGGCCTAAGGTGCAACAAGccctggatctggccaatgagTAGGAGGCATGGAGGTGGCCTTTTTGTCAGAACTAGGATTCCATATTGGAAACAAGGACAGGAGGGAAAACACTCTTTGGGGCTCCTTTtctctagcccccccccctgactGTTTTCAGCCCAGCTTGTTGTTTTAAAGAACTCTTAAACTTTCAGAACTGGCGCTTAAGcatactccccccctccctattcctttttctttttttttgtgttGTGCCTTTTAGAATGCAAGGGGCagtggtgggtttttaaaaataaagaagtaaataaaaatctgtaagctgctctgggagccttttcagcTTGAGAGAGGATAAAAAAGGACTTCAAATAAATAATTAGCCAGGATTTCACAATCCCAAAGAGTACCCAGGATTCCTGTCTATCACACCACTCTTTCTATATGTAGCCACAAAGCTGGAGTCAGTTTAACTTTcctggaaaaacaaacagaggATGCTTCAGGCAGGAGAGGGAAAATATGGCTGACTCTGCCACTGCcctccttcctgctgctcctccaAATGGAGAGGACCTCCAGTGAccagctgcctccccctccccctgacatCTGCTAGATCTTGCAGCAGCATCCCATTGCCACCACCAAAATGAGCAGCAGGCCATATTTGACCAGAGCAGGACAAGGCACGGAAGATAAATAGGGTCCTGATCAGGGGGCTCATCAAGCCCCAGGGCGAGGAAGGGTGGAAGGCATCACACAGGAGCTCTTAGCTTGGGCTGAGGAGGCAAATGTGAAGCctggcttgcttgctttccttcccTCGGGCCACTTTCCCATGCGCTGAGAGCACCAAgaagctccttctcctcctgagCAAATTCACCCCCATCCCATCCCCATGCCACAAACACttccagaagcaaaataaaaaaaatccttcagtagcaccttaaagaccaactaaatttttattttggtatgagctttcgtgtgcatgcacgaaagctcataccaaaataaaaatttagttggtctttaaggtgctactgaatgattttttttattttgcttcgactcagatcaacacggctacctacctgtaacttccagAAGCGTTTGCTTGGTGCCTGAATGCCGACCTGCCTGCACTCTTAATCCcctgaacttgggggggggggcacaaggcaCCATCATTCACACAAGGTCAATCCTTCTATACCAACTTGGAAAATGGCTCTGCAGTATTTACCTTGCTTGTCCTACCATTTCTGGGAATGGTTAAGACCAAGAGAGGATGGTGGCTCACCCCAGAATCCATGTGAGTTCCCAGCTCAGCTGAGCCTTGAGCCTGCCTCTCCCAGAGCCAATCCACTGAACTGCCATTAACTCAAGCAACAAACTGGAGGGCCCTAGATGATCAGAAGAGATCAGCAAACTATTTCAGCCGTGGGCctgcccactgtccctcagaccttgtggggggccgtactatattttttggggggggggggaatgaatgaattcctacgccccacaaataacccagagatgcattttaaataaaaggacacattctactcatgtaaaaacatgctgattcccagaccatctgcgggccttagtttggggatccctgagcTGGACAAAGGCAATGACTCTTCTGGTCCCAATGCCTCTTAAAGATCTCAGAAGGAATGTATGAAGGCAACAGCCCCTGCTGCTATTGCTCCTCAGAAGATGGTATCAGGAGGCAGGAAGGCTCCAAGCTTGAGGTTTCCCTTTGTTGGCATTTCCTCTCCTCCAggctccatggatttgtctaacccCCTCTGAAAGCCACAGGCCATCATGACATCCTGTGGCAGCCGATTCCATAAATTAGCGATGTCTGGTGCGAATaagcccctttcccccctccaaccaCCACCCTGGCCACGCCCGTAAGCCATGGGACCCTGCCCTGCTCTCCtcccacctgcccaccctccaTCAAGACAGGTGCCACTTGCAGAGAAGCATGCGAAGGTGGCCTGCTTGGCAACCCAGGTCCCATTCCTCGGAGTTTCCTGTCTCTTTCCGCCCCCTGCCTGCTCTGCTCATCCGGGCCAGCCCCACCCAACCAGCCACCCAACGGTGCCCTGCTCTGTGCCCCTGGGCAGGGCCTGGCCTTACCTCTACCGGGCACCTTATTCCGACTGAAGGTGGTGGCTGGCTGGTGCCTGTAATGGTGCGCCCCCAATTCCTGCTCCTGCTTGGCAGTCCCAAACAAAGCGTCTGGGTCCCCAGGACCACCGGCACTTAAGAGCAGCGGAGCCTCGTGGCAAGCTTTGGTCTTATTGCCTGGGAAGCTGTCCCGTTCCCCTTCACACACGCAGTCCACTTCCTCCTCCATGCTCTCTGAGTGGACCAAGGTGGGCTGGTGAGCGTACCCGTGGGCCGGCACCGAGGCTGGCGCCTGCTGGATACATTCATGCGCCCTCACTTTCAAGAGGTGCTGGGgactggtgtggtggtggtgatggtggtggtgatggtgagggTGGTGGTACGTGTCAGTGTTCTGATAAGGCAAAGACAGAGCCTGGCGCTCTGACAGTTTCTGGGCCACGCTGGTAGCCACATGTCCGCTCTCCCCTTGGCTCATGTGCCGGATCAGCTCCTGgaattcctgctgctgctgctgctgctgccgccgcttaATGAGCTGCGCCACCTCGGCCTGGGGCAACCGCAGGTCCGTGTGGCCCGTGAGCGAGTGCCGGGGCGAGAGCAGGCCCTGCAGGATGTGTGGGACTTGCTGGTGCCGGCTGTAGTCTGGCGGGGTGGGAGACAGCAGCGCCTGCTGCAGGGCTGACGTGgcgtagtgctgctgctgctgagcgctctgggAGAAGCTGGGGAACTGCTCCACCTGCGGAGGGAAGCCCACTGCTGTAGCTGGGCTGTAGCTGCTTGGAGAGACACGGGCCTGCTCCGGAAACAGGTGGGGGTGCAAGTGCACCTGGTCGTAGCCAGTCGACGGATACCTGTGCAGAttaagagatggaaggaaggaagggggctcTTTAGGAGCACAGGAGAATATCCTCCTTCTGTGCCTCAAGAGCTTTGTGGCCCGGAAGGAGGATTTGGGCTGGTCttcagcagcagccagccagTTAGCCCAGAAAGAAGAGCTGACCTCATCACTTCCACAACCCACATCATCCAGCctcaggacagagaaaaagtTCCATTCAGAGAGAGCCTGGCTAATAATCATTGCTCAGCTGCCCCTCTGCCCAACCCTTTCTCGAAATCTACTTAAGCGAGATATCATCACCACCAGCAGACCTCACAAATGGAACAGGCCTAGCATGGGAGAGAAGCACTGTGGTCCAGGGAGGACACCACTTGGGAATCTCGCACTCTGCGTAGCTGCTAGCCAGGCCAACTGTGAATTGGCACACATAACACCCTGAAACTACCTCATTGTTGCCATAGCCGTACCTGTGCGATTCTGCGTTGTCCGCGCTGAGCTGCTTGGAGAGGGGCCTGTGCCCGTAAGTCAGGGAGGCCATCAGACTGGCACGATGGTGCATCTGCAGCTGATTGGCACTGGTCGGGGTGGGCATGCCCCGCCCAGCCTGCAAGAGGCTGCCGCCCATCCCATCTCCTGGCTCCTGCATTTGGATGGCTACCGGTTGCCCCTGCACTTGCTGCGGCATGCCCATGCAGGAGAGGGCCACATTGGGGGGAGGTGAGCAACTGCCCGACTGCTGGAAGATGGCGCTGTGAGAGGGCATCCCTTGGAACTGCGACGGCGAGGCTGCACCTGCGAAATGGAAGTCTTTCCATTAACTGTCTTGGCTGGGATTCACAATGGCTACTCTCTGTGTAAGCAGGAGGCGGGGGGGTGTTCTTTGTCCACCATATCAGGAAACAACTGTGATTGCTCACTCATCCCTGAACTGAGTTCTAATGGTGAAGGTGGCAGACTGCCTAACCTGAGACTCTCCCAGCTAGCTGGAGCAAGCAACCCCCAGCGGGGATGGggacaaaacaaaatgcagcatgGCAGGAGAGAGATGCTGCTGGAACTTACTGTGGCTCTGGAGCATGCTGCTGCTGACTGGAGGGGGGCTGCTGTCCGTTTGCCTGAAGAGATGGTTGCTGGGATGGTTTGGAGGTGGGCTGGAGGGCTGGATCCgtaacctacacacacacacacacacacacacacacacacacacacacacacagcatatcAGGTATGTTTATGTCACCATAGAAAATCACCAGCACAGGCCTAATGGCGTCATCGTAAGGGCGAGCCAAGCAATCTGTAAGATTTTATGGCATATCAGCACCCAGGCTGTATTGCACAATACATTGGATTACGTTGCCAGAATGCGAGAAGGCAAGAGCAGGCCTGGGCAAAACACACCACCACTGCCTTGGCCAAAGCTTACCTATAGCATGAAGTGCAAGGAGGGTGGGGTAGGGAACTGACATTGGAAGCAGCTGGGAATGGGGCTTCCTCACTTGGCCAATGCCCCAGCAGCCCTGCCATTCCCCAGCCTTCTCTATAAGGCAGTCCTTGCAGTGACTACATGGGCCTGTGCAGCcttttcctgaaaagaacacaaTAAGACAACCTCCCAGCTGAGAAGGCTCCTGtctgtctaaaaaaaaaaacttttctgagTCTTCCATCTAAACTTAAGCATCTCTCCTTTTTGCCTCTTAGCTTCACAGATGCAGCCACCGAGGGAGCTACAGCAGGCCAAAGGGCCTAGGCTGATCAAGCTGAGACTGGGTCCCTTTGAGCAAGAAGATGCCCACACTTTCCTGCAAGGCATGGAGAAGGCTTGAGGCCTACCAAGCGCAGGAGCTGTTCCTTACCTCTGAAGCTGGTGAGTGAGCAAAGCAGGCTGGCTTTCTCCTGGAGCTTGCAGTGGTGGAGAAGGCTGAGGAGGGCGGACACAATCCTGCGCACCACACAGGAAAGAGGAAACAAAGAAGAGTGCTGGTGAGCAGTGGCATCCACAGTACACTCTGAGAGCACTGCAAAATGGGGGCAAAACAGCCCCATGGAGCCAAGCAATGCCAAGGCGTTCAAGCAACTCTCTTCCTGGCTGCCTCAGAGAAAGCAACCTGTCAGAAGCTCAGGAACGGAGAGAGATGCTGCTGACCCTTACTGTGGCTCTGGAGCATGCTGCTGCTGACTGGAGGCGGGGTGGAGAGCTGAAAGGGCAAAAGGACTACCTAACTCTCCAGGTTGCCCTATCTAAAGAAAGAGGGCCAAATCGGGGAAGAGTTGGTTCAATCTCTGGAAGcacagcatctccagctaaagcTGGTAAagatccttgcctgaaaccccagcaAGCCTCTACCAGCCAGTGTAGATAAtattcagctagatggaccaatattcTGAAttgctgtaaggcagcttcctgtgttcctatgataCTGACCAACAGGGAGGAGCATTTCAGCACTAgtcaactctttctttctttctttctttttctttctttctttctttctttctttctttctttctttctttctttctttctttctctctctctctctctctctctctctctctctctctctctctctctctcacccaccccaacCACAGTGGAAGCGCTTGAGCTGACAAGACAGTGTTTTCACTTGACACAGACATGCTCATggatgtcaggtgtgggggagGCACAGGAAACTGACTCCTACTGAGTTAGAcctttggttcatctagctcagtctcttttatacactgactggcagtaccTGTTTCCAACAGGAGTcgctcccagcccaacctggagctgctgctgggaattgaaccttctCTATGGAAAGCATTCAGTGGCATTGGGTTAgagcagtttcccaaacttgggtctccagctgtttttggaccacaattcccatcatccctgaccattggtcctgctagctagggatgatgggagtggtagtccaactacaactggggacccaagtttgggaaacactgggctggaGCCATGTCCTAAAGGGGGCTGGGCTAGCATGGCACAGTCCAGAGCAGAGAATGCCCTCCTCCTCATGTTCCTTGGAAGTGCCAGTACCTGGATCTGCTGATGAAAGATCTGCTGATGCTGTTCCTGCTGGTACAAGATGTGCTGCTGCTGCGTCTTCTCCAGGGTCCTCTCGTCCATGTGGCCCCCATACATCTTCTGGAGCTGCTCACACTCCTGAAACAACCCACCAAGTGAACTTTTGCTGCTTCTTGGCTAAAGAAAGCCAGAGGGGGCACGGCAGGAAGGAGAGGCTCATAGGCAGCCTTGCCACTGTGGCTCCCTCTGGTTCTCAGATGAGCCCCACTCATTGCTTCAGTGGCACCAGGAAGAGAGACCCACATAGCACTTGCCCCTTCAGGCACTGCCGGCAACAGCAGCAAGGTAGCCAGAGGGGGCAAAAGCCCCAGATGGGGCCAGCTGGATGCAAGAGAAGAGAAAGTCTTGGGACTTGGGAGTGTTCCCTCCCCACCACAACAATCTCAAGGGCAGGTCCTGGGGAAGCATCTTATTTAAACGGGGTTCACCATCACATCTTTTCCTACAGGACACTGGGAGCTGCTCTAGTGCTGCGAGGACTCCAAGGCTTCCTAACCCCTGCTTTACATTTGTTGCAGAGCAGGAGACAAAGCTATTATTCAACCTGGCCTAAGAGCAAGATACAGGAAGGATGCAATGAACAATGGTGGGATGCTAGGTGAAAAGTGGATGGAGGTTGAACAAGGAAGGAAGCTTTTCCTGGGAGCTGCAGAGCTCCGTTCTGCCAGGAGCCTGGATTGCTGGCCCATGCTGCTCCCTTTCTTGCCTGGCTTGGTTTCCGCCCTTGATCTCCCCTCTCAGTACCTGCTGCAGCTGCTTGATGCTGCTGTGGTTGCCCATCTTCTCCAGCTGGGCCTTGAACGCCTGGATGCTGGCAGCCCCGTCTGAGAAACGGCGGACCGGAGAGAAGCGCTCCGTGGGGAGGTGCAGAGTGTTGGAGTCTTTATAGACATAGCTGTGCATGCACGGAGACAGAAAGGTGGGATTAGAGGCACCAGCTTAACCAAAACTATGTTCCCAGTAGCCTAGCCatgttctgcccccaccccccacagtttGGGCAAAGGAACTTGCCAACTTGCTCTTTGCGCAAAAGAGATTGGAAGTGTGGTGTCCTGGGGTGCTTGCAACCCTAGAAACAGGAACTCGTGGCTCTGCTCCAGCACCCATCAGTTCTCAAGCCATGTGAGACACCCAGCAGACCTTCCAGCTCCCAGGGCCTCAGACTTTTGCTCCCTGGCAATAACCGCTGGAGGACCTGCATTATCCTGCACAAATAAAAGGGGGTCACTTGCAAGCTGCTGAATCATAGCACCAGAGAGTGCCAAGAGCAGGGGATTGTGTCCCAGCCGGGGAGGCCTTGGCTAACTACTAAAGCTGCCCCAGCCAAATAAGAACAGAGGAACATAAGCAAAGCCTGCTGGAAgaacaggccagtggcccatccggtccagcatcctgttctcacagtagccatcagatgcctgtgggtaacccacaggcaggacccaagcacaggagCCTCTCCCCTGCTCTGGTTTCCAGCTCGATGCGGAAGATAACCATTGTGCATGGTAGCCATTgacagtctcctcctcctcaatgaatttgtctaatcctattgtcagaggttgttacggctactcctgagtaatgactatccacatacttgtcttttaaaagtctttattggtgcatgttatttacagtgtagtgagctgtcggtttcatgtcctctcattccgtttcagaatccagcactgccccATTGCATGATTttgaccaacataacagcctcgggacagtgaatctccttccctttctcctccttaattccggtgccgggggaaagggtctacgatctgtcttttccctgtccccccctttctgcctctctctcttcccgcctgtggagcaggggctctcccctgctgccagagacctggcactctctctccgcttcctgactagccccttcagaccttgcgctttcatggctgcttggggacgaactgctcctgatgagagggggaggttctctataatctctcccccttacacctattttaaagccatccaagttggtacccatcactgcttcctgcaggagtCAATTCTATAacttaactaccgtgtttcccttaagacaccgtcttataacttttttccctcaaaaaaacacagggtgccttactttcggtgggatgtcttatttttttattaccggtacggcttttacggctcagggcactgctgggctctcttaagtgcttggcgctgcagcagccaccggttccgggtggcggggcgggaggcgtccttggctgggccaggcagaggccactggctcaggcgctccgcctgctgctgcagggcgctccaagctccttggctgggccaggcaaggaagaagcagtgagcccagcggtggtggcaaacacggaagtggcagggacagcagtggacgagaaggcggagcgcggggatgcagccagcaaggtggtagcgcgatcagctgttaagcggagctcttggagcgccgtttcacagctgatcgcgctcctgcagtgccggccgcatggagtgactctgtgagtggaggtgcctgtgggggttggtttccgcggcacggaagtatggcttattttcggggtatgtcttatatttctcaaatgcttaaaaaccctgccatggcttactttatgactacgtattaaaaaagggaaaacagggTATGTTCTTTCTTTCATCTCTCCTGAGTCTTctcttccatcattcagctttaATGAATATCATAGAGTTCTAGTAtttcaagagaaagaaaaaccctCTCACTGTTCACTTTCTCTACACTGTGCATCATCTTCTACACCTCTATTGCGTGCTCCCCTTTTCTCTCAACTAAAATTCCCCAGatgctgcaacttttcctcataggggTGTTGCTCCTCTCCCTTGATCATTCTGGTTACCCAGCTGGTTCACAGTATCAACAGATTTAGGGAAGGCGGCCTGTGATGACTGAGGAGTGAGAAGGAAAGACCCAGAGTCCCCTAAGCACTGCTCAACCAATATCCTCTCAACCAATATGCTGCCACTTGTCTCTCCCCCTCTTATCCCTCTTGCCTTTGTAGCACCCTTTTGTTGACAGTACTGTATATTACATGAACATATGATGGCTGGGAGGGCAGTGCCAGCCAAAGGACAGCAAAGGACTCCACCTCAAAGGGAACCCTTTCTTCCCCAATAAGCACATCTGGCCCAGGTTCTAGCTGCAATGCCCACAGATGCCCTGCGCTAAAGACATTTAGAAGAAGGAAATGGGTTTGTAGGTCCACAGCCTCTGCCTTCCCTGCTGCAAAGCCCTGCTAGGCTTGCCCTTCTTTATATGTAAGCATGGAATTGACAGGAATGTCTCACTGCAGAATGTAGGGTGAGCACACTGCAGAATGTAGGGTGAGCATACGATCCCCCTCCCTGActtatttacatcccacctttccacagtGCAGGTCACATGGTCTCGTTAGGAATTAAGCAGCGCCAAACAAGTCCCACCTCTCCACTCCCAACCACAACATTGGATCCAAGCAAATTGTCTTAGGGTGGCAGCCCAGGAAGGTGCTCTGTAGTGCCATTTCCAACTGTGTTCCAGCAGAGGAGGTGGTTCCCAAAGAGCAGCAGGGCTCAGGCTGCTCAGCCCAGCCTATGTAAATCATGGCTCTGGTAGGCATCAGACAAGATGCAGCCTTGCTGAAACCCCTCTTAAAACACAAAGGATTTTCCACTGGACATGTTGCAGGGTTAAGTGACTCTCAGCATCTCCAGAGCCGGTTGCATTTCATTCTCACCCATGTGCCCTGCCTGCCTAGGAAACCCACTTCTGATGCCATCACCAACCCGTTAAAGGAACTTCAAGGGAAACAGCAACCATTTCCTTGCAATGTTGAGCCGGTTGTGGGTGGCTGGAAAGGAGCTTTGACACTGAATCATTGGTGGATTCAAGAAGAGCCTGTTTATGTGCCAACACCaaagtctatagcaggcatccccaaactgcggcccttcagatgttttggcctacaactcccatgatccctagctaacaggaccagtggtcggggatgatgggaattgtagggccgcagtttg contains:
- the SIK3 gene encoding serine/threonine-protein kinase SIK3 isoform X2, which translates into the protein MAAAAAASGGGGGGGSAGGPPLPAPGTRLPPPAPPPSAARPPGPARIGYYEIERTIGKGNFAVVKLATHLVTRVKVAIKIIDKTQLDEENLKKIFREVQIMKMLCHPHIIRLYQVMETERMIYLVTEYASGGEIFDHLVAHGRMAEKEARKKFKQIVAAVHFCHCRNIVHRDLKAENLLLDANLNIKIADFGFSNIFTPGQLLKTWCGSPPYAAPELFEGKEYDGPKVDIWSLGVVLYVLVCGALPFDGSTLQNLRARVLSGKFRIPFFMSTECEHLIRHMLVLEPSRRLSMEQICKHKWMKLGEVDTEFDTLIAECQHLKVERQMEPLNEDVLLAMAEMGLDKERTLQSLRTDAYDHYSAIYSLLCDRLKRHKNLRIATLPSLPRTMAFPAQASIQAEQAGNPVSISVPQVQLINPENQIVETDGAMTLDSDEGEEPSPEALVRYLSMRRHTVGVADPRTEVMEDLQKLLPGFPGIAPQAPFLQVAPNMNMAANMLPMQHLQPTGQLEYKEQSLLQPPTLQLLNGMGPLGRRASDGGANIQLHAQQLLKRPRGPSPLVTMTPAVPAVTPVDEESSDGEPDQEAVQSYVYKDSNTLHLPTERFSPVRRFSDGAASIQAFKAQLEKMGNHSSIKQLQQECEQLQKMYGGHMDERTLEKTQQQHILYQQEQHQQIFHQQIQDCVRPPQPSPPLQAPGESQPALLTHQLQRLRIQPSSPPPNHPSNHLFRQTDSSPPPVSSSMLQSHSAASPSQFQGMPSHSAIFQQSGSCSPPPNVALSCMGMPQQVQGQPVAIQMQEPGDGMGGSLLQAGRGMPTPTSANQLQMHHRASLMASLTYGHRPLSKQLSADNAESHRYPSTGYDQVHLHPHLFPEQARVSPSSYSPATAVGFPPQVEQFPSFSQSAQQQQHYATSALQQALLSPTPPDYSRHQQVPHILQGLLSPRHSLTGHTDLRLPQAEVAQLIKRRQQQQQQQEFQELIRHMSQGESGHVATSVAQKLSERQALSLPYQNTDTYHHPHHHHHHHHHHTSPQHLLKVRAHECIQQAPASVPAHGYAHQPTLVHSESMEEEVDCVCEGERDSFPGNKTKACHEAPLLLSAGGPGDPDALFGTAKQEQELGAHHYRHQPATTFSRNKVPGRDSMVTGCMERSSPGHVEMPDADGPEGYPTRPIPGVHHRSRPLQRHHTIQNSDDAYVQLDTLPGMSLMAGKALSSARMSDAVLSQSSLMGSQPLHGGESEEDCGGNLEGQEHLNLADGNQHLNTSCYSSTCITDVLLSYKHPEVPFGMEQAGV
- the SIK3 gene encoding serine/threonine-protein kinase SIK3 isoform X1; the encoded protein is MAAAAAASGGGGGGGSAGGPPLPAPGTRLPPPAPPPSAARPPGPARIGYYEIERTIGKGNFAVVKLATHLVTRVKVAIKIIDKTQLDEENLKKIFREVQIMKMLCHPHIIRLYQVMETERMIYLVTEYASGGEIFDHLVAHGRMAEKEARKKFKQIVAAVHFCHCRNIVHRDLKAENLLLDANLNIKIADFGFSNIFTPGQLLKTWCGSPPYAAPELFEGKEYDGPKVDIWSLGVVLYVLVCGALPFDGSTLQNLRARVLSGKFRIPFFMSTECEHLIRHMLVLEPSRRLSMEQICKHKWMKLGEVDTEFDTLIAECQHLKVERQMEPLNEDVLLAMAEMGLDKERTLQSLRTDAYDHYSAIYSLLCDRLKRHKNLRIATLPSLPRTMAFPAQASIQAEQAGNPVSISVPQVQLINPENQIVETDGAMTLDSDEGEEPSPEALVRYLSMRRHTVGVADPRTEVMEDLQKLLPGFPGIAPQAPFLQVAPNMNMAANMLPMQHLQPTGQLEYKEQSLLQPPTLQLLNGMGPLGRRASDGGANIQLHAQQLLKRPRGPSPLVTMTPAVPAVTPVDEESSDGEPDQEAVQRYLANRSKRHTLAMTNPTAEIPPDLQRQLGQQPFRSRASHLAPDQHRYVYKDSNTLHLPTERFSPVRRFSDGAASIQAFKAQLEKMGNHSSIKQLQQECEQLQKMYGGHMDERTLEKTQQQHILYQQEQHQQIFHQQIQDCVRPPQPSPPLQAPGESQPALLTHQLQRLRIQPSSPPPNHPSNHLFRQTDSSPPPVSSSMLQSHSAASPSQFQGMPSHSAIFQQSGSCSPPPNVALSCMGMPQQVQGQPVAIQMQEPGDGMGGSLLQAGRGMPTPTSANQLQMHHRASLMASLTYGHRPLSKQLSADNAESHRYPSTGYDQVHLHPHLFPEQARVSPSSYSPATAVGFPPQVEQFPSFSQSAQQQQHYATSALQQALLSPTPPDYSRHQQVPHILQGLLSPRHSLTGHTDLRLPQAEVAQLIKRRQQQQQQQEFQELIRHMSQGESGHVATSVAQKLSERQALSLPYQNTDTYHHPHHHHHHHHHHTSPQHLLKVRAHECIQQAPASVPAHGYAHQPTLVHSESMEEEVDCVCEGERDSFPGNKTKACHEAPLLLSAGGPGDPDALFGTAKQEQELGAHHYRHQPATTFSRNKVPGRDSMVTGCMERSSPGHVEMPDADGPEGYPTRPIPGVHHRSRPLQRHHTIQNSDDAYVQLDTLPGMSLMAGKALSSARMSDAVLSQSSLMGSQPLHGGESEEDCGGNLEGQEHLNLADGNQHLNTSCYSSTCITDVLLSYKHPEVPFGMEQAGV